GCATAGACACCAGGCAAGCCCGGCCTCGCACAGCCCACGCCGAAGCTCGTGATTCCGTAGAGCACGTATCCGCCACCGGCCAGAGCGACCAACGGCCCTCCGCTGTCCCCCTGGCAGCTATCCTTCCCCCCTGACATGTACCCAGCCCCGAGCATCACGTAGGGATCGATGGTGATGCCTGCTTTCTTGTACGCAGTCTTCAGGGTCTCAGAGTTCACGGTGGGAACCCACACCTGCATCAAGATGGAGGATGTATCGTATCCCCCCTCCCTGATA
This region of Myxococcus xanthus genomic DNA includes:
- a CDS encoding trypsin-like serine protease translates to IREGGYDTSSILMQVWVPTVNSETLKTAYKKAGITIDPYVMLGAGYMSGGKDSCQGDSGGPLVALAGGGYVLYGITSFGVGCARPGLPGVYARVSEFRSWINTQVIINSRSRY